Proteins co-encoded in one Acinetobacter lwoffii genomic window:
- the urtE gene encoding urea ABC transporter ATP-binding subunit UrtE, with translation MLEVKDVNQFYGGSHILRDVSLTAPVGECSVVLGRNGVGKTTLLKCLMGILPIKSGQILLDGKDISKLSPEQRVREGLAYVPQGRDIFSTLTVEENLLIGMAKFKGAKTRKVPEHLYEIFPVLEEMKHRRGGDLSGGQQQQLAIARALASEPRVLILDEPTEGIQPSIIKDIGRVIRKLADGGEMAIVLVEQFYDFAEELADGYTVMARGQVVAHGVSSEMPEKGIRELVAI, from the coding sequence ATGTTAGAAGTCAAAGACGTCAATCAATTTTATGGTGGCAGTCATATTTTACGTGATGTGTCGTTGACTGCACCTGTGGGTGAATGTTCGGTGGTGCTTGGACGCAATGGGGTGGGGAAAACCACGCTCCTTAAATGTCTGATGGGTATTTTACCGATTAAATCCGGACAGATTTTGCTGGATGGCAAGGACATTTCGAAACTCAGTCCTGAACAGCGTGTACGTGAAGGTTTGGCTTATGTGCCACAAGGTCGAGATATTTTTTCAACGCTGACGGTGGAGGAAAACCTCCTGATTGGTATGGCGAAATTTAAAGGAGCAAAGACACGCAAAGTGCCTGAGCATTTGTATGAAATTTTCCCTGTCTTGGAGGAAATGAAGCACCGCCGTGGAGGAGATTTGTCCGGTGGGCAGCAGCAGCAGCTTGCCATTGCACGTGCACTTGCTTCTGAACCGCGTGTGCTGATTTTGGATGAACCGACTGAAGGCATCCAGCCATCCATTATTAAAGACATTGGTCGGGTGATTCGTAAACTGGCGGATGGCGGTGAGATGGCAATTGTGCTGGTCGAACAATTCTATGACTTTGCTGAAGAATTGGCGGATGGATATACCGTGATGGCACGAGGGCAAGTGGTGGCGCACGGTGTGAGCAGTGAAATGCCAGAGAAAGGGATTCGGGAGTTGGTGGCGATCTAA
- a CDS encoding GNAT family N-acetyltransferase, whose product MPDFDIRPATEHDLETILEIYNQEVLYGTATWNRTAFDLKYFKIWFKQLKNQNFPVFVVEDTQNQVIAGYACYDQFRSIQGFQQTVEHSIFLNPDYAGQGLGSQLLQYLIEQAQVQKLHIMVAAIDSENTSSIRLHEKLGFVQTAYMPQVGQKFGQWRDLVLLQLNLDRA is encoded by the coding sequence ATGCCTGATTTTGACATTCGCCCTGCGACCGAACATGATCTTGAAACCATCCTCGAGATTTATAATCAGGAAGTACTCTATGGTACTGCGACCTGGAACAGAACGGCCTTTGATTTGAAATATTTCAAAATCTGGTTTAAGCAGCTTAAAAATCAGAATTTCCCGGTTTTTGTGGTTGAAGATACTCAAAATCAAGTCATTGCTGGCTATGCCTGTTATGATCAGTTTCGTAGTATTCAGGGCTTTCAACAGACGGTAGAACATTCGATCTTTTTAAATCCAGATTATGCAGGGCAAGGTTTAGGTTCTCAATTATTGCAGTATTTAATTGAACAGGCTCAAGTACAGAAACTGCATATCATGGTCGCGGCGATTGATTCTGAAAACACTTCATCGATTCGTCTGCATGAAAAACTGGGTTTCGTTCAAACTGCCTATATGCCGCAAGTTGGACAGAAGTTTGGGCAATGGCGTGATTTGGTCCTCTTGCAACTGAATCTGGATCGAGCTTGA